The Pontibacter korlensis sequence TTAAATTAATATTCCGCATGTGTTATATTTATACTTTTCACTAAGTATGGACTTACTTACATGTAAAACAACGTGTATGTTACCTATACATTTTCAAATTTAGCTAGAGATACCGCCACCAATGAACCTATCGATCTTTTTTGAGCCCCTTAGCGAGGATGTATTTGCAGCTCTAAACAAACCACGAACACTGGGCTCATACATCAGTCGCTTCGTGAGCAAGTTCCCTGATTGGCGCTCAGCTGACATAGCCATACTTGGTGTGAACGAAACGCGCGGACGAAGTAACGACGAAGTACCTGAGGCTATCTCAGCCCAGACCCCGGCTCGCCTGGTGCGCAGAAAGTTATACAGCCTCAACAAAGGCTCCGGACGCTGCCAGATTGTAGACCTTGGCAACTTACGCCCTGGTATTACACTAGAGGATACGCATCTCCGCCTCAAGGAGATCGTAGAGGTGTTAATTTCGCACAATACGCTCCCTGTTATAATTGGTGGTTCTCATGATTTAGAGTATGGCCAATATATGGGATACGAGCACCTGGATCGGGTAGTGAACATGGTGACCGTAGACAGCAGCGTGGACATGACCGAGGACACTGATGCGCCGCATAATAAAAAGCAGCTGCGCCAGATACTCATGCACGAGCCTAACTATCTCTTCAGCCTGAGCCAGATCGGCTACCAATCTTACCTCGTGGAGCCTGAGGTAATGGCAACACTGGAGAAAATGCATTTCGAGGCTTATCGCGTAGGCGAAGTACACCGTAGCGTGCAGGAGATGGAGCCAGTAGTACGCGTAGCAGATCTGCTTACATTCGATATATCCGCCATACGATACCAGGATGCACCTGCCGCTGAGCCTGCCAATCCGTTTGGCCTTACCGGTGAAGAAGCTTGCCAAATATGCTGGTATGCTGGCCTGAACGACAACCTTACATCACTAGGTATATATGAGTATAACCTAGAGCAAGACGAGCGTGAGGTAACCGCTATGACCATCGCTACAATGATCTGGTACTTTATTGA is a genomic window containing:
- a CDS encoding formimidoylglutamase; its protein translation is MNLSIFFEPLSEDVFAALNKPRTLGSYISRFVSKFPDWRSADIAILGVNETRGRSNDEVPEAISAQTPARLVRRKLYSLNKGSGRCQIVDLGNLRPGITLEDTHLRLKEIVEVLISHNTLPVIIGGSHDLEYGQYMGYEHLDRVVNMVTVDSSVDMTEDTDAPHNKKQLRQILMHEPNYLFSLSQIGYQSYLVEPEVMATLEKMHFEAYRVGEVHRSVQEMEPVVRVADLLTFDISAIRYQDAPAAEPANPFGLTGEEACQICWYAGLNDNLTSLGIYEYNLEQDEREVTAMTIATMIWYFIEGFYHRKNETDFNSRHFTKYAVAFAEDNPDRMIFYKSKNSEKWWLEVEPLSTDKGSRIVPCSYEDYLQATKGEVPNRWILTQARIG